A part of Ziziphus jujuba cultivar Dongzao chromosome 8, ASM3175591v1 genomic DNA contains:
- the LOC107423484 gene encoding uncharacterized protein LOC107423484, producing MSGGVGPTCNDISLPKEQEHEFKGLDPTSLKNTNTTQRRKSGFLSFRQLNALAVVIVLSASGMVSPEDFAFVLFSFIYMYFISRVAFPSLHPSRETTVFDPKSKLLRLYVFIGAVVGLFLPIAYILEGIFEGDKQGIKAATPHVFLLASQVFMEGVAFSDRFSTPIRVFVPVIYNSRRIFTIADWLRNEFYKVDEEYGGSPRRLYIGRGLAIANMVFWCFNLFGFLLPVYVPRGFKKYYTAAYKVKD from the coding sequence atgtcaggtGGGGTTGGTCCAACTTGCAATGACATAAGCCTCCCAAAAGAACAAGAGCATGAATTCAAAGGACTAGACCCAACCTCCTTGAAAAACACGAACACCACACAAAGACGCAAATCTGGGTTTCTTTCTTTCAGGCAGCTCAATGCCCTGGCCGTTGTCATAGTCCTCTCAGCCAGTGGCATGGTAAGCCCTGAAGATTTTGCTTTCGTCTTGTTTTCCTTCATATACATGTATTTCATCTCCAGGGTTGCTTTTCCTTCCCTCCATCCTTCAAGGGAAACCACAGTTTTCGACCCCAAAAGCAAGCTTCTTAGACTTTACGTCTTCATAGGTGCTGTTGTAGGCCTTTTCCTCCCCATAGCTTATATACTTGAAGGCATTTTTGAAGGAGATAAACAGGGGATAAAAGCAGCTACACCCCACGTTTTTCTGCTTGCAAGTCAGGTTTTCATGGAAGGAGTGGCATTTTCGGATAGGTTTTCGACACCCATTCGGGTTTTTGTGCCTGTGATTTACAATTCGAGGAGGATTTTCACAATTGCAGATTGGTTGAGGAATGAGTTCTATAAAGTGGATGAAGAATATGGAGGGTCTCCGAGGAGATTGTATATAGGAAGAGGGCTGGCTATTGCTAATATGGTTTTTTGGTGCTTCAATCTTTTTGGGTTCTTGTTGCCTGTTTATGTTCCTAGaggttttaaaaaatactaCACAGCAGCTTACAAGGTCAAAGATTGA